The following proteins are encoded in a genomic region of Prosthecobacter sp. SYSU 5D2:
- a CDS encoding SDR family oxidoreductase, with amino-acid sequence MSSMNNKTVIVTGGSRGYGAGIAEAFVKAGARVWITGRNEQVLNAAAGRIGAQAFVADVADGAAWDRLMETVMTETGRLDVLVNNAGEGVQIGPVSGLQDGNIVQSIASNLTGAMLGCARAAGIMQKQGSGLIVNIGSACSKHAWPGWSVYSAAKAGLLMFSKCLLTELRPHGVRVTSILPSWGQTDFTDAAGLPPRDADILARCISPADLGRVIVDLADAPDHLVTEELTLWPMVQPMTQL; translated from the coding sequence ATGAGCTCAATGAACAACAAAACAGTCATCGTCACGGGTGGCTCACGCGGTTATGGAGCCGGCATTGCGGAAGCCTTTGTTAAGGCGGGGGCGCGGGTGTGGATCACCGGGCGCAATGAACAGGTGCTGAATGCGGCTGCCGGGCGCATCGGTGCGCAAGCCTTTGTCGCCGATGTGGCAGATGGAGCAGCCTGGGACCGGCTAATGGAAACGGTGATGACTGAAACGGGCCGGCTGGATGTGCTGGTGAACAACGCCGGGGAAGGGGTGCAAATAGGCCCGGTAAGCGGCCTCCAGGATGGGAACATCGTCCAGTCCATCGCCAGCAATCTGACCGGGGCCATGCTGGGCTGCGCAAGGGCGGCGGGCATCATGCAGAAGCAGGGGAGCGGATTGATTGTTAACATTGGCAGCGCCTGCTCCAAACATGCCTGGCCGGGGTGGAGCGTGTATTCGGCTGCCAAGGCTGGATTGCTCATGTTTAGCAAATGCCTGCTCACGGAGTTGCGCCCGCATGGGGTGAGGGTGACGAGCATTCTGCCCTCCTGGGGCCAGACGGACTTCACGGACGCCGCCGGTCTGCCTCCGCGAGACGCGGACATTCTGGCGCGCTGCATCTCCCCGGCGGACCTGGGGCGGGTGATTGTGGATCTGGCCGATGCACCGGATCATCTGGTGACTGAAGAACTCACCCTCTGGCCCATGGTGCAGCCCATGACACAGCTATGA
- a CDS encoding amidohydrolase, with protein MSLDTTTQADLILYNGRITTLDPDYPEASNLAIGGGRILGLDEGEEYADISTPQTRRIDLKGRRVVPGLYDSHLHVIRGGLNYNLELRWDGVTSLSDALALLKIQAERTPAPQWVRVVGGWSEFQFAERRMPTLEEINKAAPDTPVFILHLYCHAMLNRAALKAVGYDRNSPNPPGGEIQRDKNGDPTGLLIARPNAMILYATLAKGPKLPIEYQYNSTRHFMRELNRLGLTSVCDAGGGFQNYPDDYEVVTELHKRGELTLRIAYNLFTQNKGQEKDDFARWIGMTKPDAGDDYYRVNGAGEMLVFSAADFEDFLEPRPDLPPTLETELKDVVALLARNRWPFRLHATYDESITRFLNVFEEVNQEAPLEGLHWFFDHCETISDKNIERVKALGGGIAIQHRMAFQGEYYVDRYGAAAAERTPPVRRMLEMGVPVGAGTDATRVANYNPWNSLYWLVTGRTVGGLGLYPEKNCLSREEALRLYTQGSAWFSRDEEKKGTLKPGQLADLIVLSGDFFSVPDEEIKGLHSVLTLLGGQPVWGEGEFKDLAPPELPVTPDWSPVAKFGGYGAPGFIRNERAISFAPWATPRVMRRSGAATEPKPMGQLWGSGCDCFAF; from the coding sequence ATGTCCCTCGATACCACAACCCAAGCTGACCTCATTTTATACAATGGACGCATCACCACGCTGGATCCAGATTATCCGGAGGCAAGCAATCTGGCGATTGGTGGAGGGCGTATTTTGGGGCTGGATGAAGGGGAAGAGTACGCTGACATTTCAACACCGCAAACAAGGCGTATAGACCTGAAAGGACGCCGTGTGGTGCCTGGGTTATACGACAGCCATCTGCACGTGATCCGGGGAGGGCTGAACTACAACCTGGAGCTGCGTTGGGATGGGGTGACCTCTCTGTCTGATGCGCTGGCCTTGCTGAAGATCCAGGCAGAGCGCACGCCTGCGCCCCAGTGGGTGCGGGTGGTGGGCGGGTGGAGCGAGTTCCAGTTTGCGGAAAGGCGGATGCCGACGCTGGAGGAGATCAACAAGGCGGCGCCGGACACGCCGGTTTTCATTCTGCATCTGTACTGCCACGCGATGCTGAACCGTGCAGCACTAAAGGCGGTGGGGTATGACCGGAACTCGCCAAATCCGCCCGGCGGTGAAATCCAGCGGGACAAAAATGGCGACCCGACCGGGCTACTGATCGCGCGGCCGAATGCGATGATCCTGTATGCCACGCTGGCGAAGGGGCCAAAGCTGCCGATCGAGTATCAGTACAATTCCACGCGTCATTTCATGCGGGAACTGAACCGGCTGGGCCTAACCAGTGTTTGTGATGCAGGCGGCGGGTTTCAGAACTATCCCGATGACTACGAAGTGGTGACGGAACTGCACAAGAGAGGTGAGCTGACGCTGCGCATCGCTTACAATCTGTTCACGCAAAACAAGGGGCAGGAGAAGGATGACTTTGCCCGCTGGATTGGGATGACCAAGCCGGATGCGGGAGATGATTATTACCGGGTGAACGGTGCCGGTGAGATGCTGGTGTTTAGCGCGGCGGATTTTGAGGACTTTTTGGAGCCACGCCCGGACCTGCCGCCGACGCTGGAGACTGAATTGAAGGACGTGGTGGCGCTGCTGGCCAGGAACCGCTGGCCATTTCGTCTGCATGCCACGTATGACGAGAGCATCACGCGGTTTCTGAATGTTTTTGAGGAGGTGAACCAGGAGGCACCACTCGAGGGGTTGCACTGGTTCTTTGATCATTGCGAGACGATCAGCGACAAGAATATCGAGCGGGTAAAGGCATTGGGTGGAGGTATTGCCATCCAGCACCGCATGGCGTTTCAGGGGGAATATTATGTGGACCGTTACGGGGCGGCTGCGGCGGAGCGGACACCGCCGGTGCGGCGCATGCTGGAGATGGGCGTGCCGGTGGGAGCGGGGACGGATGCCACCCGCGTGGCCAACTACAATCCCTGGAATTCGCTATACTGGCTGGTCACGGGCAGGACGGTGGGAGGGCTGGGTCTGTATCCTGAAAAGAACTGCCTGAGCCGTGAAGAGGCGCTGCGCCTTTATACCCAGGGCAGTGCCTGGTTCAGCCGGGATGAGGAGAAGAAGGGCACTCTGAAGCCTGGGCAACTGGCGGATCTGATTGTGCTCAGTGGCGATTTTTTCAGCGTGCCTGACGAGGAGATCAAAGGACTGCACAGCGTGCTTACTTTGCTGGGTGGTCAGCCGGTTTGGGGGGAAGGGGAGTTTAAAGACCTTGCCCCGCCAGAGCTGCCGGTGACCCCAGACTGGTCACCTGTGGCGAAGTTTGGCGGGTATGGAGCACCGGGTTTTATCCGCAATGAACGGGCGATCTCGTTTGCACCCTGGGCCACCCCGAGGGTGATGCGGAGAAGCGGCGCTGCGACCGAACCCAAGCCGATGGGACAGCTGTGGGGATCAGGCTGCGATTGTTTTGCGTTCTAG
- a CDS encoding prolyl oligopeptidase family serine peptidase, giving the protein MKTLFFCLMSATALAQPLTYPETRQDKSVVDTYHGTEVADPFRWLEDDNSEETKAWVKAQNEVTFGYLNKLPKRDELRARLEKLWNYERVGAPFEEGGRWFFNRNSGLQNQSVFYVTESLDAEPRILLDPNTLSKDGTTSLTETAPSPNGKLLVYGLSKAGSDWQEFRVKDIDTGKDREDVLEWIKFSGASWAKDSSGFYYSRYPQPAEGAALTEANKNQKVYFHKLGTPQSEDRLVYERPDQPDWGLHAYVTDDGHYLTFTVTEGTDPKKRIFYKDLTEADGKVIELLNDFDASYGFIDNVGTVFYFRTDLDAPRYRVIAIDVTQPARENWREILPQTADKLDGVSIVGDQILCEYLKDARSHMRAFDLEGKLIRDIELPGIGTVGGFGGRRRDKTTFYAFTSFTTPGAIYRYDIDSGKSTLYREPKVDFDGSLYETKQVFATSKDGTRVPMFIVHKKGLKLDGNNATLLYGYGGFNISLTPSFSIGRSVWLEMGGVYAMANLRGGGEYGADWHQAGTKLTKQNVFDDFIACAEHLQKEGYTSPKKLAIMGGSNGGLLVGACMTQRPELFGAALPAVGVMDMLRFHNFTIGWAWKSDYGSSENADQFKALYAYSPLHNLKPGTRYPATMVTTADHDDRVVPAHSFKFAARLQECQANDGPPVLIRIETSAGHGAGTALTKVIEETADEWAFLHEVLGME; this is encoded by the coding sequence ATGAAAACGCTCTTTTTCTGCCTGATGTCCGCCACCGCACTCGCCCAGCCTCTGACCTACCCTGAAACCCGCCAGGACAAGTCCGTGGTGGACACCTACCACGGCACCGAGGTGGCCGATCCCTTCCGCTGGCTGGAGGATGACAACAGCGAGGAAACCAAGGCCTGGGTGAAGGCACAAAACGAGGTCACTTTTGGTTACCTCAACAAGCTGCCCAAGCGCGACGAGCTGCGCGCCCGTCTGGAAAAGCTGTGGAACTACGAGCGTGTAGGAGCCCCCTTTGAAGAAGGCGGACGCTGGTTTTTCAACCGCAATTCCGGCCTGCAAAACCAGAGCGTCTTTTATGTGACGGAAAGCCTGGATGCCGAACCGCGCATTTTGTTAGACCCGAATACGCTTTCCAAAGACGGCACCACCTCCCTGACCGAGACCGCCCCCAGCCCGAATGGCAAACTGCTGGTCTATGGTCTGTCCAAAGCCGGCAGCGACTGGCAGGAGTTCCGCGTCAAGGACATTGATACTGGCAAGGACCGAGAGGACGTGCTGGAGTGGATCAAGTTCAGCGGAGCCTCCTGGGCCAAGGACAGCAGCGGTTTTTACTACAGCCGCTATCCGCAGCCTGCCGAAGGCGCCGCCCTGACCGAGGCCAACAAAAACCAGAAGGTCTATTTCCACAAGCTCGGCACACCGCAGAGCGAGGACCGCCTGGTGTATGAACGCCCGGACCAGCCCGACTGGGGCCTTCACGCTTACGTCACCGATGACGGCCATTACCTTACCTTCACCGTCACCGAAGGCACAGACCCGAAGAAGCGCATTTTCTACAAAGACCTCACCGAGGCCGATGGCAAGGTCATTGAGCTGCTGAATGACTTCGATGCCTCTTATGGCTTCATTGACAACGTCGGCACGGTCTTCTATTTCCGCACAGACCTTGACGCGCCCCGCTACCGCGTCATCGCCATTGACGTGACCCAACCCGCCCGTGAAAACTGGCGCGAGATCCTCCCTCAGACGGCAGACAAACTCGACGGAGTCTCCATCGTCGGCGACCAGATCCTCTGCGAATACCTGAAGGATGCCCGCTCACACATGCGCGCCTTTGATCTGGAAGGCAAACTCATCCGCGACATCGAGCTGCCCGGCATCGGCACCGTCGGCGGTTTTGGTGGCCGCCGCCGCGACAAAACCACCTTCTACGCATTCACCAGCTTCACCACGCCAGGTGCCATTTACCGCTACGACATCGACAGCGGCAAGAGCACCCTTTATCGCGAGCCCAAGGTGGACTTCGACGGCAGTCTGTACGAGACCAAACAAGTCTTCGCCACCAGCAAAGACGGCACCCGCGTGCCCATGTTCATCGTCCATAAAAAAGGCCTCAAGCTGGACGGCAACAACGCCACCCTGCTTTACGGTTACGGAGGTTTCAACATCAGCCTCACGCCCAGCTTTTCCATCGGCCGCAGCGTGTGGCTGGAAATGGGTGGAGTCTATGCCATGGCCAACCTGCGCGGCGGCGGCGAATACGGCGCCGACTGGCACCAGGCTGGCACCAAACTGACCAAACAGAACGTCTTCGATGACTTCATCGCCTGTGCGGAGCATCTCCAAAAAGAAGGTTATACCTCCCCGAAAAAACTGGCCATCATGGGGGGCAGCAACGGCGGCCTGCTCGTCGGTGCCTGCATGACACAGCGTCCGGAACTCTTCGGCGCGGCCCTGCCTGCCGTCGGCGTCATGGACATGCTGCGCTTCCATAACTTCACCATCGGCTGGGCCTGGAAGAGCGACTACGGCAGCAGCGAAAACGCCGACCAGTTCAAAGCCCTCTACGCCTACTCCCCGCTGCACAATTTAAAACCCGGCACCCGTTACCCCGCCACGATGGTCACCACCGCCGACCATGACGACCGCGTCGTCCCCGCCCACAGTTTTAAATTCGCCGCCCGCCTCCAGGAATGCCAGGCCAATGACGGCCCGCCCGTGCTCATCCGCATCGAGACCAGCGCCGGCCACGGTGCCGGAACCGCCCTCACCAAGGTCATCGAAGAAACCGCCGATGAATGGGCGTTTTTGCATGAGGTGCTGGGGATGGAGTGA